The region TCTTTTTGGGAATAATCTGATAAATAATCGAATGCAAAAGTAAATAACGTTATTCATTTAACAATTGTAAATTTGTTAAATTTTACTTATGTTATCATACTAACAAATAGTGATTTTGTTGCAAAATCGACAAGCATTGTAAGGTAGCAAAAATATGTTTAAGAACAATACATATTGACTGCTCAAAAAATTAAGTGCAAAAAAAGGGGCTAGTGCCCCCTTTTCTCAACTTATGAATAAAACTACTATCTAGTAGCGCTGACGCTCTTTATAGTGAGTATGAAGCAACTCATGAGACTTATGACCGTTTGGCTCGTGCAAAAACTCCTTGTAGATAGCAATAACTTCAGGATTTTCGTGAGATTTGCGAATCTTCATCCCTGCATCCTCACGATAAATAGCCTCGGCTCGCTTTTGACGAATCTCAGCATTGGTTGGAATTGGTTGCCCTCCTCCTCCAATACATCCACCGGGACAAGCCATAATCTCAATAAAATGCCAATCTCCTTTACCAGATTTAACCGCATCCATAACCTTTTTGGCATTGGTTAGACCATGTGCAACCACTGTTTTCAAAACAGCTCCTTCTAAAAACTTCCAATCAGGAGCAGCATTCTCAATCTTAACAGATGCCTCACGAACGCCTTCCATTCCACGAACAGGGGTAATGTTCAGGCCATCAAAAGGAACCTCACGGCCAGTTACAACCTCGTAAGCAGTACGCAATGCAGCCTCCATAACACCTCCTGTTGCACCAAAAATAACAGCAGCACCAGTCGAATCCCCCATTATGCTATCGCAATGCGATTCGGCAAGAGCATTAAACTCAATACCCGCTTGCTTAATCATGATTGCTAACTCGCGAGTGGTGAGAACGTAGTCAACATCCTTATATCCACTCGAACGCATCTCTGGTCTATCAGCCTCAAACTTTTTAGCAGTACATGGCATTATTGATACAGAAACAACTTTTGCAGGATCTAGATTCCGCTTTTGTGCATAGTATGTTTTTGCTAGCGCACCAAACATTTGCTGAGGAGACTTACATGTAGATAAATTTTCAAGATACTCTGGGTATGTATGCTCAATGAACTTGATCCATCCTGGCGAACAACTTGTAGCCATAGGCAGCTTTACACTTGTATCCTTATCTACAAGTGCTTTCCTAAGCCTTCCTAATAACTCGAAGCCTTCCTCCATAATCGTAAGGTCTGCAGTAAAATCCGTATCAAGCACAGAATCAAACCCTAGACGACGAAGCGCTGATACCATTTTGCCAGTAACAATTTCACCAGGCTCAAAGCCTAAGTCTTCCCCAAGGGCAACCCTAACAGCAGGAGCAGTTTGAACCACCACATGTTTATCGGGATTATAGATTGCCTCCCATACCTCATCGATATAGTTACGCTCTATTAAAGCGCCGGTTGGACAGCGATTTACACACTGACCACAGTTGGTACAAACCACCTCAAACATTGGATTCTCAAAAAATGTGGAAATTTTCATCTTCTCTCCCTTATAGGCAACACCCAATGCACTAACGTGCTGAAGCTCCTCGCAGGTACGTACACAACGCTGGCAACGAATACACTTGCTATCATCCTTAATGATAGAAGGAGAATAAGCATCCATTTGGTAATTTTTGTGCGGCACCAAATCTATAAACATAGGATCTGAAATTTTATATTCCGATGCCAAATTCTGCAATTCACAATTACCATTTTTATAACAAGTTGTACACTTTGCATTATGCTCCGAAAGCAAAAGATCTATAATATGCTTACGTGCAGTACGAACCTTAATAGTATTGGTCATAATTTCCATACCTTCAGCAACAGGCATAGCGCATGATGCAGGCAAGGTACGGGCTCCCTTCATTTCAACAACACAAACACGGCAGTTACCAGCAATACATAGGTCATCATGGTAACAAAGGGTAGGAATATGAATGTTAAGCAGCTTGGCAGCCTGTAAAATGGTTGTCCCCTCATCTACTGTTACGGGAATTCCATCTATAATGAGATTTATTTTTTTAGCCATTTTTCAAATTTTTAAGCAAATTAGTAAATCATCTCTTCCTTAAAATTCTCAACTATTGAGAAGAACGAGTTTGCAACACTCTGACCAAGACCGCATTTTGCAGTTATCTTCATAGTTTGAGCTAATTTTTGCAATTGCTCAAGGTAAGCAGCATGGCGCTCGCCTTTCTTTACGGCCTCAATTCCAAGTTTTAATTGTTGACAACCAACCCGACAAGGAGTACATTGACCACAAGACTCTTCCTCAAAGAATTCAAGATAGTTCTTCAATACGTTGTACATGGAACGGGAACTATTGAAAAGCATCATAGAACCACCAGTAGGAACGCCTTCGAAACCAATAATGGTATCCTTAAACTTTTTGCGAGGAACGCAGAAGCCAGATGCACCTCCAACTTGAACGGCTTTAGTATCGCCATCGCCAAACTCATCAACAAACTGCTCAACAGACATGCCTAACTCCAACTCGTAGATACCAGGTTTAGGAGTATCACCAGATATTGAGAACACCTTAGAACCACGGGAATCGGCAGTACCAAGTTCTTTGAACTTACGCGCACCATAGCGGAAAATCATAAATGAATAAACCAATGTCTCCACGTTATTAATAACGGTAGGTTTTTTACGGAATCCTGAAACAGTTGGATACGGAGGCTTGTTCCGGGGCTCACCACGATCACCTTCCATAGATTCGAATAGCGCACTTTCCTCCCCACAGATATAAGCACCACTACCCATTATTATCTTAATTTTGAAATTGACACCTATTTCATTTAT is a window of Tenuifilaceae bacterium CYCD DNA encoding:
- a CDS encoding ferredoxin, whose product is MAKKINLIIDGIPVTVDEGTTILQAAKLLNIHIPTLCYHDDLCIAGNCRVCVVEMKGARTLPASCAMPVAEGMEIMTNTIKVRTARKHIIDLLLSEHNAKCTTCYKNGNCELQNLASEYKISDPMFIDLVPHKNYQMDAYSPSIIKDDSKCIRCQRCVRTCEELQHVSALGVAYKGEKMKISTFFENPMFEVVCTNCGQCVNRCPTGALIERNYIDEVWEAIYNPDKHVVVQTAPAVRVALGEDLGFEPGEIVTGKMVSALRRLGFDSVLDTDFTADLTIMEEGFELLGRLRKALVDKDTSVKLPMATSCSPGWIKFIEHTYPEYLENLSTCKSPQQMFGALAKTYYAQKRNLDPAKVVSVSIMPCTAKKFEADRPEMRSSGYKDVDYVLTTRELAIMIKQAGIEFNALAESHCDSIMGDSTGAAVIFGATGGVMEAALRTAYEVVTGREVPFDGLNITPVRGMEGVREASVKIENAAPDWKFLEGAVLKTVVAHGLTNAKKVMDAVKSGKGDWHFIEIMACPGGCIGGGGQPIPTNAEIRQKRAEAIYREDAGMKIRKSHENPEVIAIYKEFLHEPNGHKSHELLHTHYKERQRY